A region of Kribbella sp. NBC_01245 DNA encodes the following proteins:
- a CDS encoding inorganic diphosphatase, with the protein MEFDVFIEIPKGCRNKYELDHETNRIRLDRTLFTSTQYPADYGFIEETLGQDGDPLDALVLLPEPTFPGCLIKARAVGMFRMTDEKGPDDKVICVPAGDPRQEHLRDIHHLPEFDRLEIQHFFEVYKDLEPGKSVEGAKWVGRTDAELEITASFERLKTHGH; encoded by the coding sequence ATGGAGTTCGACGTCTTCATCGAGATCCCCAAGGGCTGCCGCAACAAGTACGAGCTGGATCACGAGACGAACCGGATCCGGCTCGACCGGACCTTGTTCACCTCGACCCAGTATCCGGCCGACTACGGCTTCATCGAGGAGACCCTCGGGCAGGACGGTGATCCGCTGGACGCGCTCGTGCTGTTGCCCGAGCCGACGTTCCCGGGCTGCCTGATCAAGGCCCGCGCGGTCGGTATGTTCCGGATGACCGACGAGAAGGGACCGGACGACAAGGTCATCTGCGTGCCCGCCGGCGACCCGCGCCAGGAGCACCTGCGCGACATCCACCACCTGCCGGAGTTCGACCGGCTGGAGATCCAGCACTTCTTCGAGGTCTACAAGGACCTGGAGCCGGGCAAGTCGGTCGAGGGCGCCAAGTGGGTCGGCCGCACCGACGCCGAGCTCGAGATCACCGCATCCTTCGAGCGCCTCAAGACGCACGGCCACTGA
- the dacB gene encoding D-alanyl-D-alanine carboxypeptidase/D-alanyl-D-alanine endopeptidase, with amino-acid sequence MNRSHRAAYVTLAGCVALTTVPGAQAVPVSSHKVTTVLAAPPVLAPAKTEGAAPTPAGIQKALAAALSDPSLGKHAGALVYDVSRERQLFAKGAGTTFTPASTMKVLTTVSALAALGPDHKFTTKVVSTGGTNLVLVGGGDPLLASRKPKAAYPKVATLPELAAATAKALKAKGVRSVTLGYDASLFSGPAINHKWQPNYVPEGIAGPTSALWVDEGRLTPGMAKRAASPSQDAARRFVAALASFGIKGRLGKATKAPASAALVAQVKSPPLSVVAGYVNLHSDNDGAEVLLRHIGLAVRKEGSYQGGIAGMRTTLTRLGVTLGNARFEDGSGLSRTNAVPLSVLGSAIRLGADPDRPELRSLLPGLPVAAFNGSLEERFGTAGTAAGKGYVRAKTGTLTGVHSLAGFVRTRSGTMLAFVVATDTAMPNKPLEARAALDRASAALAACGCT; translated from the coding sequence GTGAACCGCTCCCACCGTGCGGCGTACGTCACCCTCGCGGGCTGCGTCGCCCTGACCACGGTGCCCGGCGCACAGGCCGTCCCTGTCTCGTCACACAAAGTCACGACCGTGCTGGCCGCTCCGCCGGTGCTGGCGCCGGCGAAGACCGAGGGCGCCGCGCCGACGCCAGCCGGTATACAGAAAGCGCTGGCCGCCGCGTTGTCCGATCCGTCGCTGGGCAAGCACGCGGGCGCACTGGTGTACGACGTATCGCGCGAGCGGCAGCTGTTCGCCAAGGGCGCGGGTACGACGTTCACCCCGGCCTCGACGATGAAGGTGCTGACCACGGTGTCGGCGCTGGCCGCGCTCGGGCCGGATCACAAGTTCACGACCAAGGTGGTGAGCACAGGTGGTACCAACCTCGTGCTGGTCGGTGGTGGCGATCCGCTGCTCGCCTCGCGTAAGCCGAAGGCTGCTTATCCCAAGGTGGCGACGCTGCCGGAGCTGGCTGCCGCGACCGCGAAGGCGCTGAAGGCCAAGGGCGTCCGCAGCGTCACCCTCGGGTACGACGCTTCGCTCTTCTCCGGGCCGGCGATCAACCACAAGTGGCAGCCCAACTACGTGCCCGAGGGGATCGCGGGTCCGACCTCGGCGCTCTGGGTCGACGAGGGCCGGCTGACGCCGGGGATGGCCAAACGAGCCGCTTCGCCGTCGCAGGACGCGGCCCGTCGGTTTGTCGCGGCGCTGGCTTCGTTTGGGATCAAGGGCCGTCTGGGCAAAGCGACGAAGGCGCCCGCCTCGGCGGCACTGGTCGCGCAGGTCAAGTCGCCGCCGCTCTCGGTCGTCGCGGGGTACGTGAACCTGCATAGCGACAACGACGGCGCCGAGGTCCTGCTCCGGCATATCGGGCTCGCGGTGCGCAAGGAAGGCTCGTACCAAGGCGGTATCGCGGGGATGCGGACGACGCTGACCCGGCTCGGCGTGACCCTCGGCAACGCCCGGTTCGAGGACGGCAGCGGCCTGTCCCGGACGAACGCCGTACCGCTGTCGGTGCTCGGGAGCGCCATCCGGTTGGGGGCGGATCCCGATCGGCCGGAATTGCGTTCGTTGCTGCCGGGGCTGCCGGTGGCCGCGTTCAACGGCAGCCTCGAGGAGCGGTTCGGGACGGCGGGTACGGCGGCCGGTAAGGGGTATGTGCGGGCCAAGACGGGCACGCTTACCGGAGTGCACTCGCTGGCGGGGTTCGTCCGGACCCGCTCGGGCACGATGCTGGCGTTCGTGGTCGCCACGGACACGGCCATGCCGAACAAGCCGTTGGAGGCCCGGGCCGCGCTCGACCGGGCTTCAGCCGCGCTGGCCGCCTGCGGTTGCACTTAG
- a CDS encoding zinc-dependent metalloprotease: protein MADMVDWQLATNVARKLLRPGPQVSRAEADQVVAELRQFAAESEHHVRDFTGLQATSASAPVVIVDRGGWVQANADGFRTVLQPLTERLQEKAAGKAGAGVSTAVGSRVSAVEAGALLAFLSTKVLGQFDPFYPATPDPERPGLTGRLLLVAPNVMHVERELKVDPRDFRLWVCLHEETHRVQFTAVPWLRDHLRAEISLFLDQAELDPSAYAAMFRDAFQKLGRSARGEEEISLVDLLQSPEQRAVLDRLTAVMSLLEGHADVVMDGVGPSVIPTVDVIRGKFNGRRSGGGLFDQLLRRLLGLDAKMRQYKDGAAFVRRVVDRVGMEGFNRVWTGPNTLPTKAEIADPDAWINRVHG, encoded by the coding sequence ATGGCAGACATGGTGGACTGGCAGCTCGCGACGAACGTGGCGCGCAAGCTGCTGCGGCCCGGCCCGCAGGTCAGCCGCGCCGAGGCGGATCAGGTGGTGGCGGAGCTGCGCCAGTTCGCCGCCGAGTCCGAGCATCACGTGCGCGATTTCACCGGTCTGCAGGCCACTTCGGCCTCGGCGCCGGTGGTCATCGTTGACCGTGGTGGCTGGGTCCAGGCCAACGCGGACGGTTTCCGTACGGTGCTGCAGCCGCTGACCGAGCGGCTCCAGGAGAAGGCCGCGGGCAAGGCCGGTGCGGGCGTCTCGACGGCCGTCGGCTCGCGGGTCAGCGCGGTCGAGGCAGGCGCGCTACTGGCGTTCCTCTCGACCAAGGTGCTCGGCCAGTTCGACCCGTTCTATCCCGCCACGCCCGATCCGGAGCGGCCCGGGTTGACCGGCCGGCTGCTGCTGGTCGCGCCGAACGTGATGCACGTCGAGCGCGAGCTCAAGGTCGACCCGCGGGACTTCCGGCTCTGGGTCTGCCTGCACGAGGAGACGCACCGGGTCCAGTTCACCGCGGTGCCCTGGCTGCGTGACCACCTGCGGGCGGAGATCTCGCTGTTCCTGGATCAGGCCGAGCTGGATCCCTCGGCGTACGCCGCGATGTTCCGGGACGCGTTCCAGAAGCTCGGCCGATCGGCTCGCGGCGAGGAGGAGATCTCCCTCGTCGACCTGTTGCAGTCGCCGGAGCAGCGGGCCGTGCTGGATCGTCTGACCGCGGTGATGTCGCTGCTCGAGGGGCACGCCGATGTCGTCATGGACGGCGTCGGGCCGTCGGTGATCCCGACCGTCGACGTGATCCGCGGCAAGTTCAACGGGCGACGCTCGGGTGGTGGGCTGTTCGATCAGCTGCTGCGCCGGTTGCTCGGGCTCGACGCGAAGATGCGGCAGTACAAGGACGGCGCCGCGTTCGTCCGCCGGGTCGTCGACCGGGTCGGGATGGAAGGCTTCAACCGCGTCTGGACCGGTCCGAACACCCTGCCCACCAAGGCCGAGATCGCCGACCCGGATGCCTGGATCAACCGAGTCCACGGCTGA
- the tilS gene encoding tRNA lysidine(34) synthetase TilS: protein MPGSTESTADPSGPSRAAGPDAEPGPEVEPGPEVEPGAAVGPGAERRGRLHPAVARVRSAVREMLTELPQGTTVLVACSGGADSLALAAATAFEAPKLGLTAGAVIVDHDLQDGSAEVASKAADQCRSLGLDPVRQVRVEVSGGGGPEAAARTARYDALRAAAEELAADVILLAHTRDDQAETVLLGLARGSGARSLAGMAPVSGRLRRPFLDVSRGTTVAACLASGLTPWHDPHNDDPAYTRVRVRREVLPVLAEALGPGVTEALARTAGLVRADADALDALAAELTTAAVRRTGPETSEIDPAGGIEVHCEIGALETEHQALRTRVLRQAAIDAGCRATDLSAAHVAAVDELITGWRGQRWIDLPQGVRAVRRAGAIVLGQGVTG from the coding sequence ATGCCTGGATCAACCGAGTCCACGGCTGACCCCTCGGGCCCTTCGCGTGCGGCCGGGCCTGACGCCGAGCCTGGGCCTGAGGTCGAGCCTGGGCCTGAGGTCGAGCCCGGGGCGGCGGTCGGGCCTGGGGCGGAGCGGCGCGGGCGGTTGCATCCGGCGGTGGCGCGGGTGCGGTCGGCCGTGCGGGAGATGTTGACCGAGCTCCCGCAGGGTACGACGGTGCTGGTCGCCTGCTCGGGTGGTGCCGACTCGCTCGCCCTCGCGGCGGCGACCGCGTTCGAGGCGCCCAAACTCGGTCTGACCGCTGGTGCCGTCATCGTCGACCACGATCTGCAGGACGGCTCGGCCGAGGTGGCGTCGAAGGCGGCCGACCAGTGCCGCTCGCTCGGGTTGGACCCGGTCCGGCAGGTCCGGGTCGAGGTCTCCGGTGGCGGTGGACCCGAGGCGGCCGCCCGGACTGCGCGGTACGACGCGTTGCGCGCCGCCGCCGAAGAACTCGCGGCCGACGTGATCCTGCTGGCCCACACCCGGGACGACCAGGCCGAAACCGTTCTCCTCGGACTCGCTCGCGGCTCGGGCGCTCGCTCGTTGGCCGGGATGGCGCCGGTCAGCGGGCGATTGCGTAGACCCTTCCTCGACGTCTCCCGCGGTACGACCGTCGCCGCCTGCCTCGCGTCGGGCCTGACGCCGTGGCACGACCCGCACAACGACGACCCGGCTTATACGCGAGTCCGGGTACGGCGCGAGGTGCTGCCGGTGCTGGCCGAGGCGCTCGGGCCGGGGGTGACCGAGGCGCTGGCCCGTACGGCGGGGCTGGTTCGGGCGGATGCCGATGCGCTGGACGCCCTCGCGGCCGAGCTCACCACGGCCGCGGTCCGACGTACGGGCCCTGAAACCTCCGAAATCGACCCAGCAGGTGGCATCGAAGTGCATTGCGAGATCGGTGCTCTCGAAACAGAGCACCAGGCACTTCGGACCCGGGTGCTGCGGCAGGCGGCGATCGACGCGGGCTGCCGGGCGACGGACCTGAGCGCGGCCCACGTGGCGGCAGTGGACGAGCTGATCACCGGCTGGCGCGGGCAGCGCTGGATCGACCTCCCGCAAGGGGTCCGGGCCGTTCGGCGGGCCGGTGCGATCGTGCTCGGCCAAGGTGTGACAGGCTGA
- the hpt gene encoding hypoxanthine phosphoribosyltransferase, giving the protein MDAPDIDKDLTEILVTEEQILTRLREMAEEIERDYEGKDLLVVGVLKGAVMVMADLARSFRRHVEMDWMAVSSYGSGTKSSGVVRILKDLDTDITNRHVLIVEDIIDTGLTLTWLVSNLRSRKPASVEICTAFRKPDAAKMAVPVKYVGFDLPDEFVVGYGLDFDEKYRNLRCVATLAPHVYS; this is encoded by the coding sequence GTGGATGCGCCTGACATCGATAAAGACCTGACCGAGATCCTCGTCACGGAGGAGCAGATCCTCACCCGGCTGCGCGAGATGGCCGAGGAGATCGAGCGCGACTACGAGGGCAAGGACCTGCTCGTCGTCGGGGTGCTCAAGGGCGCCGTGATGGTGATGGCCGACCTGGCCCGCTCGTTCCGCCGGCACGTGGAGATGGACTGGATGGCCGTCTCGTCGTACGGCTCCGGCACCAAGTCCTCCGGTGTGGTCCGGATCCTCAAGGACCTCGACACCGACATCACCAACCGGCACGTGCTGATCGTCGAGGACATCATCGACACCGGTCTGACCCTGACCTGGCTGGTCAGCAACCTGCGCTCGCGCAAACCCGCCTCGGTCGAGATCTGCACCGCCTTCCGCAAGCCCGACGCGGCGAAGATGGCGGTCCCGGTGAAGTACGTCGGCTTCGACCTCCCGGACGAGTTCGTCGTCGGCTACGGCCTCGACTTCGACGAGAAGTACCGCAACCTCCGCTGCGTCGCCACCCTCGCCCCACACGTCTACTCCTGA
- a CDS encoding class I SAM-dependent methyltransferase yields MAPSADEVRRGAAVYSRALLTWYDLFVLGLACRFVWRAPRPLTQAVYDRHVSANHVELGPGTGYFLRRSSRADNLNRLALVDLNDQVLTYASRRLAAFRPETYQRDVLRPLDLDGAQFGSAGLNFLLHCIPGTIAEKAVVFDQLADVVEPGGRIFGSTVLGPTARHSFAARRLLTRLNKAGVMHNRNDTLDDLTDALAARFTNYRVTLHGSVAYFEATRP; encoded by the coding sequence GTGGCCCCGTCCGCGGACGAGGTCAGGCGCGGCGCGGCCGTCTACAGCCGGGCGCTGCTGACCTGGTACGACCTCTTCGTGCTTGGCCTGGCCTGCCGCTTCGTTTGGCGCGCTCCCCGGCCGCTGACGCAGGCCGTCTACGACCGGCACGTCAGTGCGAATCACGTCGAGCTGGGACCCGGCACGGGCTACTTCCTGCGCCGGTCGTCCCGGGCGGACAACCTGAACCGGCTCGCCCTCGTCGATCTCAATGACCAGGTGCTGACCTACGCGAGTCGGCGCTTGGCGGCCTTCCGGCCCGAGACGTACCAGCGGGACGTGCTGCGCCCGCTCGACCTCGACGGCGCCCAGTTTGGCTCCGCCGGCCTGAACTTCCTCCTGCACTGCATCCCCGGCACGATCGCTGAGAAGGCCGTCGTCTTCGACCAACTGGCCGACGTGGTCGAACCAGGCGGCCGCATCTTCGGCAGCACCGTCCTCGGCCCGACCGCCCGCCACAGTTTCGCGGCTCGCCGCCTGCTCACCCGGCTCAACAAGGCAGGCGTCATGCACAACCGCAACGACACCCTCGACGACCTCACCGACGCACTCGCCGCCCGATTCACCAACTACCGCGTCACCCTCCACGGCTCCGTCGCCTACTTCGAGGCAACGCGTCCCTGA
- the ftsH gene encoding ATP-dependent zinc metalloprotease FtsH — translation MMDVKRIFRGPLFWIVVAFFGVLVIGQVLTGSTGYKSVPTGEVVQTITTGTGIKSITLIDPDQEIRVEKTDGTKVRAHWVDGQAASLSTAIQKLYTDKKIERYDVENPKPSFIRQVFSMLIPFLLIAVIFIFLMNSMQGGGSRVMSFAKSKAKLITKDTPKTTFADVAGCDEAIEELGEIKEFLQEPGKFQAVGAKIPKGVLLYGQPGTGKTLLARAVAGEAEVPFYSISGSDFVEMFVGVGASRVRDLFEQAKTNAPAIVFIDEIDAVGRHRGAGLGGGHDEREQTLNQLLVEMDGFDVRGGVILIAATNRPDVLDPALLRPGRFDRQIAVDAPDLPGREQILKVHSRGKPISEDADLRAVARRTPGFTGADLANVLNEAALLTARLNRTQIDKNALDEAIDRVIAGPQRRTRLMSDKEKVLTAYHEGGHALVAAALPHSDPVHKVTILPRGRALGYTMVLPDEDKYSTTRSEMLDKLAYMLGGRAAEEMVFHDPTTGASNDIEKATALARAMVTQYGMTERLGAIKFGQDTGEPFLGRDLGSQRNYSEEIAAAVDEEVGKLILNAHQEAFDILVDNRTVLDTLVEELLEKETLDKAEIARVFEPIRKRDPRPSWTGSSSRVPSQQPPVMPVQNRGEQNGSLSDVIPGGSIGPDEGVRPPDYGTGPTPPVE, via the coding sequence ATCATGGACGTGAAGCGAATCTTCCGCGGACCCCTGTTCTGGATCGTGGTCGCCTTCTTCGGCGTACTGGTGATCGGACAGGTCCTGACCGGCTCAACCGGGTACAAGTCAGTCCCCACCGGCGAGGTCGTGCAGACCATCACCACCGGAACGGGCATCAAATCGATCACGCTGATCGATCCCGACCAGGAGATCCGGGTCGAGAAGACCGACGGGACGAAGGTCCGGGCGCACTGGGTGGACGGTCAGGCCGCGAGCCTGAGCACCGCGATCCAGAAGCTCTACACGGACAAGAAGATCGAGCGGTACGACGTGGAGAACCCGAAGCCGAGCTTCATCCGGCAGGTGTTCTCGATGTTGATCCCGTTCCTTCTGATCGCCGTGATCTTCATCTTCCTGATGAACTCGATGCAGGGTGGCGGCTCGCGGGTGATGAGCTTCGCCAAGTCGAAGGCCAAGCTGATCACCAAGGACACCCCGAAGACGACCTTCGCGGACGTGGCCGGGTGTGACGAGGCGATCGAGGAGCTCGGCGAGATCAAGGAGTTCCTCCAGGAGCCGGGCAAGTTCCAGGCCGTCGGCGCCAAGATCCCGAAGGGCGTCCTGCTGTACGGCCAGCCCGGTACGGGTAAGACGCTGCTGGCCCGGGCCGTCGCCGGTGAGGCCGAGGTGCCGTTCTACTCGATCTCCGGTTCGGACTTCGTCGAGATGTTCGTCGGTGTCGGCGCCTCCCGCGTCCGGGACCTGTTCGAGCAGGCCAAGACCAACGCGCCCGCGATCGTCTTCATCGACGAGATCGACGCCGTCGGCCGGCACCGGGGCGCGGGCCTCGGTGGTGGGCACGACGAGCGTGAGCAGACGCTGAACCAGCTGCTGGTCGAGATGGACGGCTTCGACGTGCGCGGCGGCGTCATCCTGATCGCAGCCACCAACCGGCCCGACGTACTGGACCCGGCGCTGCTGCGCCCGGGCCGGTTCGACCGCCAGATCGCCGTGGACGCGCCGGACCTGCCGGGGCGCGAGCAGATCCTGAAGGTGCACTCGCGCGGCAAGCCGATCTCGGAGGACGCGGACCTTCGCGCCGTCGCCCGCCGTACGCCGGGCTTCACCGGTGCCGACCTGGCCAACGTGCTTAACGAGGCGGCCCTGCTGACCGCCCGGCTGAACCGGACCCAGATCGACAAGAATGCGCTGGACGAGGCGATCGACCGCGTCATCGCCGGGCCGCAGCGCCGTACCAGGCTGATGAGCGACAAGGAGAAGGTCCTCACGGCGTACCACGAGGGTGGTCACGCGCTGGTCGCGGCGGCACTGCCGCATAGCGATCCGGTGCACAAGGTGACGATCCTGCCGCGCGGCCGGGCCCTCGGTTACACGATGGTCCTGCCGGACGAGGACAAGTACTCGACCACCCGGTCGGAGATGCTGGACAAGCTGGCCTACATGCTCGGTGGCCGCGCCGCCGAGGAGATGGTCTTCCACGACCCGACCACCGGTGCCAGCAACGACATCGAGAAGGCCACCGCACTGGCCCGCGCGATGGTCACGCAGTACGGCATGACCGAGCGGCTCGGTGCGATCAAGTTCGGCCAGGACACCGGTGAGCCGTTCCTGGGCCGCGATCTGGGCAGCCAGCGCAACTACTCCGAGGAGATCGCCGCGGCGGTCGACGAAGAGGTCGGCAAGCTGATCCTGAACGCGCACCAGGAGGCGTTCGACATCCTGGTGGACAACCGGACCGTGCTGGACACGCTGGTCGAGGAGCTGCTCGAGAAGGAGACGCTCGACAAGGCCGAGATCGCTCGCGTCTTCGAGCCGATTCGCAAGCGCGACCCGCGTCCGTCCTGGACCGGCTCGTCCTCGCGAGTGCCGTCGCAGCAGCCGCCGGTGATGCCGGTGCAGAACCGCGGCGAGCAGAACGGCTCCCTGTCCGACGTGATCCCGGGTGGATCGATCGGGCCCGACGAGGGCGTCCGGCCGCCGGACTACGGCACCGGTCCGACCCCGCCGGTGGAGTAG
- the folE gene encoding GTP cyclohydrolase I FolE: MTKPDFDYERAERAVRELLSAIGEDPDREGLKETPARVARSYAEMTSGLDMRAEDVLTTTFELGHDEMILVKDIEVWSMCEHHLVPFTGVAHVGYIPGTDGRITGLSKLARLVDLYAKRPQVQERLTTQVAESLVELLKPRGVIVVIECEHLCMTMRGVRKPGAKTITSAVRGQLRNPVTRAEAMSLIVG; this comes from the coding sequence ATGACGAAGCCGGATTTCGACTACGAGCGCGCCGAGCGGGCCGTCCGTGAGTTGCTCTCCGCGATCGGGGAGGACCCCGATCGCGAAGGCCTCAAGGAGACGCCCGCCCGGGTCGCCCGGTCGTACGCCGAGATGACCTCGGGTCTCGACATGCGGGCCGAGGACGTTCTGACCACCACGTTCGAGCTCGGTCATGACGAGATGATCCTGGTCAAGGACATCGAGGTCTGGTCGATGTGCGAGCACCACCTGGTGCCGTTCACCGGCGTCGCCCACGTCGGCTACATCCCTGGTACGGATGGCCGGATCACCGGTCTGTCGAAGCTCGCCCGCCTCGTCGACCTGTATGCCAAGCGCCCGCAGGTGCAGGAGCGTCTCACCACTCAGGTGGCGGAATCCCTGGTGGAGTTGCTGAAACCACGCGGCGTGATCGTCGTGATCGAGTGTGAGCATCTCTGCATGACGATGCGTGGTGTGCGTAAGCCCGGCGCGAAGACAATTACTTCCGCCGTTCGTGGGCAGTTGCGCAATCCGGTCACCAGGGCCGAAGCTATGAGCCTGATCGTCGGCTGA
- a CDS encoding S1 family peptidase, producing the protein MTVRSQRLRFGVISFTGFIALAAAGLVAANGAQANQTADPVVPSIPGVDQLQRRTLKAVGLEKQLGGNTLGSYIDRSTGRIVVAVSDAASADAVRRSGAVPKLVKYTAAQLGTVKTRLDGLAATSSAGQVRSWYVDPATGTVVVKVTAGAKDAATQRFLKQARAFGSKVSVKPAYGKVRTTADLLGGQQVNMSNGYLCSLGFNARTSTGARIFITAGHCAQGRPTFSRNGVVIGSTRSMSFPGNDYAAVNITNSSWTQRGLVERWSGTDVPVRGYSSAPVGSPLCKSGRTTQWTCGVIVAKNVSVNYGDGDIVSGLYEHSACVEGGDSGGANLSGNYAQGVTSGAGLVGGLCLEKYGQQNESFSQPIGEALSASGASLVLG; encoded by the coding sequence ATGACAGTGCGCTCTCAGCGCCTGCGGTTCGGAGTCATCTCGTTCACTGGATTCATCGCCCTGGCCGCAGCCGGACTGGTCGCGGCCAACGGAGCCCAGGCGAACCAGACCGCCGACCCGGTCGTCCCGTCGATTCCCGGCGTGGACCAGCTACAGCGGCGCACGCTCAAGGCCGTCGGCCTGGAGAAGCAGCTTGGCGGCAACACCCTCGGTAGTTACATCGATCGCTCGACCGGCCGGATCGTGGTGGCGGTATCGGACGCCGCCAGCGCCGACGCCGTGCGCCGGTCCGGTGCGGTGCCGAAGCTCGTGAAGTACACCGCGGCCCAGCTCGGCACGGTGAAGACCCGTCTCGACGGCCTAGCGGCGACATCCAGTGCCGGTCAGGTGCGGTCCTGGTACGTCGACCCGGCCACTGGCACCGTCGTGGTCAAGGTGACCGCCGGCGCCAAGGACGCGGCCACCCAGCGGTTCCTGAAGCAGGCCAGGGCCTTCGGCTCCAAGGTCAGCGTCAAGCCCGCTTACGGCAAGGTCCGCACCACCGCCGATCTGCTCGGCGGCCAGCAGGTCAACATGAGCAACGGGTACCTGTGCTCGCTGGGCTTCAACGCCCGGACGTCCACCGGCGCCCGCATCTTCATCACGGCAGGCCATTGCGCCCAGGGCCGCCCGACCTTCTCCCGCAACGGAGTGGTCATCGGTAGCACTAGGTCGATGTCCTTCCCAGGCAACGACTACGCCGCGGTGAACATCACCAACAGCAGCTGGACCCAGCGTGGTCTGGTGGAGCGCTGGAGCGGTACCGATGTGCCGGTCCGCGGTTACAGCAGCGCGCCCGTGGGTTCGCCGTTGTGCAAGTCCGGCCGCACCACCCAGTGGACCTGCGGCGTGATCGTGGCGAAGAACGTTTCCGTGAACTACGGCGACGGCGACATTGTCAGCGGCCTCTACGAGCACAGCGCGTGTGTCGAGGGTGGTGACTCTGGCGGTGCCAACCTTTCCGGCAACTACGCCCAGGGTGTCACCAGCGGCGCGGGGCTGGTCGGAGGCCTTTGCCTGGAGAAGTACGGGCAGCAGAACGAGTCCTTCTCCCAACCGATCGGTGAGGCGCTGTCCGCTAGCGGCGCCTCATTGGTGCTGGGTTAG
- the folP gene encoding dihydropteroate synthase produces MGVVNVTPDSFSDGGEWFEPAAAIKHGHELLAEGADLLDVGGESTRPGAVRPTPAEELRRVIPVLEALAPTGAVLSIDTMRADVAALALDAGASMVNDVSGGLADPDMLPLVAERKVPYVCMHWRGHSVDMQDRASYGDVVAEVIAELRLRIDAIAAAGIDLNRVALDPGLGFAKNAGHNWEILRRLPEFAVLEMPLLIGASRKAFLGRLLADAATGAPRPAVQRDDASAAVSALAAAAGAWCVRAHAVAASADAVRVAARWGIT; encoded by the coding sequence ATGGGCGTCGTCAACGTGACCCCCGATTCCTTCTCCGACGGCGGCGAGTGGTTCGAACCCGCCGCCGCCATCAAGCACGGCCACGAGTTGCTGGCGGAGGGCGCGGACCTGCTCGACGTCGGTGGCGAGTCCACCCGGCCCGGCGCCGTGCGGCCCACGCCCGCTGAGGAACTACGCCGCGTCATTCCGGTGCTCGAGGCGCTCGCGCCCACTGGCGCCGTACTGTCGATCGACACGATGCGGGCCGACGTGGCCGCACTGGCCCTCGACGCGGGCGCCTCGATGGTGAACGACGTGTCCGGCGGACTGGCCGATCCGGACATGCTGCCGCTGGTGGCCGAGCGGAAGGTGCCGTACGTCTGCATGCATTGGCGGGGTCATTCCGTGGACATGCAGGACCGCGCGTCGTACGGCGATGTGGTGGCGGAGGTCATCGCCGAGCTCCGCTTGCGGATCGACGCGATAGCCGCCGCGGGAATCGACTTGAACCGGGTGGCGTTGGACCCGGGTCTGGGGTTCGCGAAGAACGCCGGGCACAACTGGGAGATCTTGCGCCGGTTGCCCGAGTTCGCCGTACTGGAGATGCCTTTGCTGATCGGCGCCTCCCGGAAGGCGTTCCTGGGTAGGCTGCTCGCCGACGCGGCAACCGGCGCGCCACGTCCCGCCGTACAACGTGATGATGCGAGTGCGGCGGTATCGGCGCTCGCGGCGGCGGCAGGCGCGTGGTGTGTGCGAGCACACGCGGTCGCGGCCAGTGCGGATGCGGTGCGAGTGGCGGCCCGATGGGGCATAACGTGA
- a CDS encoding nuclear transport factor 2 family protein: protein MTEELGGARQRPVASAESVVLNANTAFYNAFEAGDLDLMAAVWLPEPDPVCIHPGNAAIYGYAEMMRAWAMIFANTPYIQFFLTDVQVRVDEDVAYVTCTENVLSSGEGAPEEGFAGGKALATNVFRRTNSGWRLWIHHASPVLSSGGRQEEAE from the coding sequence ATGACTGAGGAGCTGGGCGGAGCACGGCAGCGACCGGTGGCATCGGCCGAAAGCGTTGTGCTGAACGCGAACACCGCGTTCTACAACGCCTTCGAGGCCGGTGACCTGGATCTGATGGCCGCGGTCTGGCTGCCGGAACCCGATCCGGTCTGCATTCATCCTGGTAACGCGGCGATCTACGGTTATGCCGAGATGATGCGTGCCTGGGCGATGATCTTCGCCAACACGCCTTATATCCAGTTCTTCCTGACCGATGTTCAGGTACGAGTCGATGAAGACGTGGCATACGTCACGTGTACGGAAAATGTCCTTTCCTCCGGCGAAGGTGCTCCTGAGGAGGGTTTCGCGGGGGGAAAGGCACTCGCGACGAATGTGTTCCGCCGGACAAACTCCGGGTGGAGGTTGTGGATCCACCATGCCTCCCCGGTACTGTCGTCAGGGGGTCGACAGGAGGAGGCGGAGTGA